The proteins below are encoded in one region of Flavobacterium nackdongense:
- a CDS encoding glycoside hydrolase family 31 protein, protein MKKIFFLLFITSLSFAQNTNRKFESFKESNNTLEINTSDGVYLIKAYSEKIVETSFIPKGEYFNPISEAVVAVPKKGISKVIKTPSRISLYTKGIVVTIQKSPFQISYFNQQKLLLSEKNGYFKQKHIPLENVKGNIKADSTEVLQFSISPDEMLYGGGARALGMNRRGNKLALYNRADYGYETYSKLMNFTVPMVLSSKMYAVHFDNSAIGYLDLDSKKDNTLAYETISGRKTYQVIVGDSWTDLISNYTDLTGKQPLPARWTLGNFSSRFGYHSQEEVEKTIKKFEDDKIPVDAIILDLYWFGKGMKGTMGNLDWEKETFPNPEKMMADLNAKGIKTVLITEPFVLTTSKKWQEAVDKKVVATDHPEASGEKPFTYDFYFGNTGIVDIFKPDGKDWFWNIYKKLINQGVGGLWGDLGEPEVFPSEAVTAGGKADEVHNVYGHNWAKLIADGYKKDFANQRPFILMRAGYSGSQRFGMMPWSGDVSRSWGGLQSQMEISLQMGMQGLGYMHSDLGGFAGDYFDNELYLRWLQYGVFQPIFRPHAQEEVASEVARKDIITKAKAKKQVELRYQLLPYNYTLAFENNQKGTPLMRPMFFEEPNNSKLLTVCETYLWGNDFLVTPITKSGMTSTSVYFPKNNNWFDFYSDEEKSAGTTSTIEVVEDHIPVFVRGGAFIPMIKTIQNTSKYSLDNFDLHYYFDAKTAQSSGKLYNDDGTTANAFEKGAFEILNFNSNTNGKTVVIKLSSEIGKNFQYSDKNVSLIVHNIKAKSVNLNGKTIAFNTVKNKIEIPVSWTKASEMEIKIQL, encoded by the coding sequence ATGAAAAAAATATTTTTCTTATTATTCATCACTTCACTTTCTTTTGCCCAAAATACAAACAGAAAGTTCGAAAGTTTCAAAGAATCCAACAATACATTAGAAATCAATACTTCCGATGGTGTGTATTTGATTAAAGCCTATTCCGAAAAAATTGTAGAAACCTCTTTTATTCCAAAAGGCGAGTATTTTAATCCCATTTCGGAAGCTGTAGTTGCCGTTCCAAAAAAAGGAATTTCAAAAGTCATTAAAACACCAAGTAGAATAAGCCTTTACACCAAAGGAATTGTGGTTACCATCCAAAAATCGCCTTTTCAAATATCGTATTTCAACCAACAAAAACTTTTGCTTTCAGAGAAAAATGGCTATTTCAAACAAAAACATATTCCGTTAGAAAATGTAAAAGGCAACATAAAAGCCGATTCGACCGAAGTTTTACAATTTAGTATTTCGCCTGACGAAATGCTTTATGGAGGTGGCGCTCGCGCATTGGGAATGAACCGTCGAGGCAATAAATTAGCTTTGTACAACAGAGCAGACTATGGTTACGAAACCTATTCTAAGTTGATGAATTTCACGGTTCCAATGGTTTTGTCATCGAAAATGTATGCCGTTCATTTTGACAATTCAGCAATAGGTTACTTGGATTTAGACAGCAAAAAAGACAATACTTTAGCTTATGAAACTATTTCTGGTCGAAAAACCTACCAAGTAATTGTGGGTGATTCCTGGACTGATTTGATTTCAAATTATACTGATTTAACTGGAAAACAACCTTTGCCAGCGCGATGGACTTTGGGGAATTTCTCCAGTCGTTTTGGTTATCATTCGCAGGAAGAAGTCGAAAAAACCATTAAGAAATTTGAAGACGATAAAATTCCTGTCGATGCCATAATACTTGATCTATATTGGTTTGGGAAAGGTATGAAAGGCACAATGGGCAACTTGGATTGGGAAAAAGAAACCTTCCCAAATCCCGAAAAAATGATGGCCGATTTGAATGCCAAAGGCATAAAAACAGTTCTCATTACAGAACCTTTTGTGCTCACCACTTCCAAAAAATGGCAAGAAGCCGTAGATAAAAAAGTGGTTGCAACAGACCATCCCGAAGCGTCGGGAGAAAAACCTTTTACCTATGATTTCTATTTTGGGAATACCGGAATCGTAGACATTTTCAAACCTGATGGAAAGGATTGGTTCTGGAATATTTACAAAAAACTCATTAATCAAGGCGTTGGCGGACTTTGGGGCGATTTGGGTGAACCCGAAGTATTCCCTTCCGAAGCAGTAACTGCTGGCGGAAAAGCCGACGAAGTCCATAATGTTTACGGACACAATTGGGCAAAATTAATTGCTGATGGTTACAAAAAAGACTTCGCAAATCAGCGTCCATTTATATTAATGCGTGCCGGATATTCGGGTTCACAACGTTTCGGAATGATGCCTTGGTCTGGCGACGTAAGTCGTTCTTGGGGTGGATTGCAATCCCAAATGGAGATTTCTCTCCAAATGGGAATGCAGGGACTGGGTTATATGCACTCGGATTTAGGTGGTTTTGCAGGCGATTATTTCGACAACGAATTATATCTTCGTTGGTTGCAATACGGGGTTTTCCAACCGATATTTCGTCCTCACGCACAGGAAGAAGTAGCTTCGGAAGTGGCTCGAAAAGACATCATAACCAAAGCAAAAGCCAAGAAACAAGTGGAATTGCGTTACCAACTTTTGCCTTACAACTACACGTTGGCTTTCGAAAACAATCAAAAAGGAACCCCTTTGATGCGTCCAATGTTTTTTGAAGAACCAAATAATTCGAAATTATTGACGGTTTGCGAAACCTATCTTTGGGGAAATGATTTTTTGGTGACTCCAATAACGAAATCTGGTATGACTTCAACTTCGGTATATTTTCCAAAAAATAATAATTGGTTTGATTTTTATTCCGATGAAGAAAAGTCGGCAGGAACAACCTCAACTATTGAAGTTGTTGAAGACCATATTCCTGTATTTGTTCGTGGTGGTGCTTTTATTCCGATGATAAAAACCATTCAAAACACATCGAAATATTCCTTGGATAACTTCGATTTGCATTATTATTTTGATGCAAAAACAGCTCAAAGTTCAGGTAAATTATACAATGATGATGGAACAACGGCAAACGCTTTCGAAAAAGGAGCCTTTGAAATATTAAATTTCAATAGTAATACCAATGGCAAAACAGTAGTCATCAAATTGAGTTCAGAAATTGGAAAAAACTTCCAATATTCTGATAAAAATGTTTCGCTGATTGTCCACAATATAAAAGCCAAATCTGTTAACTTAAACGGTAAAACTATAGCATTCAACACTGTTAAAAACAAGATAGAAATTCCAGTTTCTTGGACAAAAGCATCGGAAATGGAAATTAAAATTCAATTATAA
- a CDS encoding GxxExxY protein has product MTKKEITQLSYEIIGFAIKVHKKLGPGLLEKIYEECLKYELEKNGYIVKQQINIDIDYYDLELSNPLRLDLLVNDCVIVELKTVEKFHPIDEAKLLTYMKLLSIPQGLLINFNTTNITKSTKPLVNEYFARLADE; this is encoded by the coding sequence ATGACAAAAAAAGAAATAACACAATTGTCTTATGAAATTATTGGATTTGCTATAAAAGTTCATAAAAAACTTGGCCCCGGTTTGTTGGAAAAAATATATGAAGAATGCTTGAAATATGAACTTGAAAAAAATGGATACATTGTTAAACAACAAATTAATATTGATATTGACTACTATGATTTGGAGTTATCGAATCCATTGAGATTAGATTTATTAGTAAATGACTGTGTCATAGTTGAATTGAAAACAGTAGAGAAATTCCATCCAATAGACGAGGCTAAACTATTAACCTATATGAAGTTATTGAGCATTCCACAAGGATTACTAATTAATTTCAACACAACTAATATAACAAAATCTACAAAACCGTTAGTAAATGAATATTTTGCTAGACTGGCAGATGAATGA
- a CDS encoding glycoside hydrolase family 13 protein, whose protein sequence is MKKLFLLFIIFTTSTMLAQIERIEPPFWYAGMHNPELQILVYGKNIAKYTVSTSNAIPLSKVEKTENPNYLFVTINTENVSPQDFSLIFKEKDKLAFTHKYSLKQRREDSANRKGFDASDMLYLIMPDRFSNGKKNNDSDISTKEKNNRALPGGRHGGDIQGIINHLDYIEELGATTIWSTPLCEDNDAQYSYHTYGQSDVYKIDPRYGTNEDYVRLSSEMHQRKMKLVMDYVTNHWGIEHWMMKDLPTQDWFNYIGNYTETNHKRTVIHDIHASELDKKKCIDGWFVPSMPDINIKNPLVLKYLTQNAIWWIEYADLDGFRVDTYNYSDPHGIALWTKSITDEYPNFNIVGEVWMFNQSHAAYWQKDSKIAAIQNFNSNLPSVMDFTLLGAINSAFNEDEASWDKGMIKIYDNFTNDFLFPNPDNILIFAENHDTHRINHMFNNDLNKYKMAMALLATTRGIPQLYYGSEIGMAGNKDKGDADIRQDFPGGWDGDSNNAFTAAGRTEMQNEYFNFTSKLFNWRKTKTVIHSGKMTHYIPENNVYVYFRYDAEQAVMILINNSRETKTIKTNRFQENIGNYKMGKDVITEKIMDVTSEITLEPKSVLILELK, encoded by the coding sequence ATGAAAAAACTATTTTTATTGTTCATAATTTTTACGACATCAACTATGTTAGCACAAATCGAAAGAATAGAACCTCCGTTTTGGTATGCCGGGATGCACAATCCTGAATTACAAATTTTGGTTTACGGCAAAAACATAGCAAAATATACTGTTTCAACTTCAAATGCAATTCCACTTTCAAAAGTTGAAAAAACCGAAAATCCGAATTATCTTTTTGTCACCATCAACACAGAAAATGTTAGTCCTCAAGATTTTTCTCTGATTTTTAAAGAAAAAGACAAGCTCGCTTTTACCCACAAATATTCCCTAAAACAACGAAGAGAAGACTCAGCCAATCGCAAAGGTTTTGACGCTTCGGATATGTTGTATTTGATCATGCCAGACCGATTTTCGAATGGTAAAAAAAATAATGATTCTGATATTTCAACAAAGGAGAAAAACAATAGAGCTTTACCTGGAGGCAGGCACGGCGGCGACATTCAGGGCATTATCAATCATTTAGATTACATCGAGGAATTGGGAGCAACAACCATTTGGAGCACCCCACTTTGCGAAGACAATGATGCGCAATATTCCTATCACACCTACGGGCAATCTGATGTTTATAAAATAGACCCTCGTTATGGCACTAACGAAGATTATGTGCGGTTGTCCAGCGAAATGCACCAACGCAAAATGAAATTGGTGATGGATTATGTGACCAATCACTGGGGAATTGAACATTGGATGATGAAGGATTTACCGACTCAAGATTGGTTTAATTATATTGGAAATTACACCGAAACCAATCACAAACGCACCGTTATTCACGACATTCACGCCTCGGAATTAGACAAAAAAAAATGTATCGACGGCTGGTTCGTGCCATCGATGCCCGATATCAACATCAAAAATCCCTTGGTTTTAAAATACCTCACCCAAAACGCTATTTGGTGGATAGAATATGCTGACTTGGATGGTTTCAGGGTGGACACTTATAATTATTCCGATCCCCACGGGATTGCCCTTTGGACGAAATCCATCACCGACGAATACCCGAATTTTAACATTGTGGGTGAAGTTTGGATGTTCAATCAATCACACGCAGCCTATTGGCAAAAAGATAGTAAAATTGCCGCCATCCAAAACTTCAATTCCAATTTGCCTTCGGTGATGGACTTTACATTACTTGGGGCTATCAATTCCGCATTCAATGAAGATGAAGCCAGTTGGGACAAAGGAATGATTAAAATTTACGACAATTTTACCAATGATTTTCTGTTTCCAAACCCAGACAACATTTTGATTTTTGCCGAAAACCACGACACACATCGTATCAATCATATGTTTAACAATGATTTAAACAAATACAAGATGGCAATGGCTTTGCTAGCCACTACAAGGGGAATTCCTCAATTGTATTACGGTTCCGAAATTGGAATGGCGGGAAATAAAGACAAAGGCGACGCAGACATTCGACAAGATTTCCCCGGCGGATGGGATGGCGACAGTAATAACGCATTTACCGCTGCGGGGAGAACTGAAATGCAAAACGAGTATTTCAATTTCACTTCCAAATTATTCAATTGGAGAAAAACAAAAACTGTGATTCATTCCGGGAAAATGACGCACTATATTCCCGAAAATAATGTCTATGTCTATTTCAGATACGATGCTGAGCAAGCTGTAATGATTTTAATTAACAATAGCAGAGAAACCAAGACTATAAAAACCAACCGTTTCCAAGAAAACATTGGAAATTATAAGATGGGAAAAGACGTCATCACTGAAAAAATAATGGATGTGACTAGCGAAATCACCTTGGAACCCAAATCGGTTTTGATATTGGAATTGAAATAA
- a CDS encoding M16 family metallopeptidase produces MQKTILAFLLTGMLVSSSFAQAPKFVTSVEGIKEYNLPNGLKILLIPDAAQSNVVVNIVYNVGSRHEGYGETGMAHLLEHMLFKRSSKFSEIKKAIADKGAWANGTTWYDRTNYYEILPATDENLNWALEMEADRMVTSANLQSDLNTEFSVVRNEFEIRENDPSGILRERVFSSAYLWHNYGKNPIGSREDIERVKESSLNNFYKKYYQPNNATLIVGGKFDENKTLELISKYFAIIPKSKHIIEQTYTVEPPQDGERFVELKRNGDIQYVAMGYHIPGFSDKEYAANSALISILTNNPSGALYKALIDTKLATNVYGYSITLKDPGLSYFACDIPKDKDLKITQEAFLQTMNAVPKMTFTEDDLKRAKNELLKQFENTYNKTIDLSIALTENIGAGDWRLFFMDRDNIEKLTLADIQNVAKKYYLQSNRTWGRFIPENNTERVKVSETPDIATLTNGYKGKALEANKATFESSVANILKTTETGQLASGGKYSLLEKPSKGDKIEARFLLRMGDEKSLEGKNLIANLTAKMLKLGTKTRSKKDINDQLDQFKTNINFQGNVDGLYFDVSTDKTNLNNALVLLNDILRNPIFDASEFEKMKLEMKSGLEANKSEPGALAGEAVDKKTALYPKSHPYYSQTSDEKIAELNKITLEDLKKYYTDFYNGSNSKIAFVGGIEKKSIKTFMAKTLDNWNAKIGYTRIPTQYFEVKAYNNTIQVNDKTNAFVLGKINLNIGMNEPDYPAVDMANEMLGGGAFLSSRIPERLREVEGMSYGAGSFASGNGIDKTGDWGVYAFFNPLYKEKLDNALRDEIQKALDKGFTKEEFDASLKSWLQQRQTSLGTDEFLAQQLREYLDQNKTFKTYADYEDRVKALDVAKVNAAMKKYFDKQKFVLIYAGDFTKK; encoded by the coding sequence ATGCAAAAGACCATTTTAGCTTTCTTATTAACAGGTATGTTGGTAAGTTCAAGTTTTGCGCAAGCACCAAAATTTGTCACTTCAGTCGAAGGGATTAAAGAGTATAATTTGCCCAACGGCCTTAAAATTCTTTTGATTCCTGATGCAGCACAATCCAATGTGGTTGTCAATATTGTGTATAATGTGGGTTCAAGACACGAGGGTTACGGCGAAACCGGAATGGCACATTTATTAGAACATATGCTTTTTAAACGTTCTTCGAAGTTCAGTGAAATAAAAAAAGCTATCGCAGATAAAGGCGCTTGGGCCAACGGGACGACTTGGTATGACAGAACTAATTATTATGAAATTCTTCCTGCTACGGATGAAAATTTGAATTGGGCTCTAGAAATGGAAGCGGACCGGATGGTAACTTCGGCTAATTTGCAATCAGATTTAAATACAGAGTTTTCAGTTGTTCGAAATGAGTTTGAAATAAGAGAAAATGATCCATCAGGGATTCTTCGGGAAAGGGTGTTTTCTTCAGCTTATCTTTGGCACAATTACGGGAAGAATCCCATTGGAAGTAGGGAAGATATTGAAAGAGTAAAAGAAAGCTCTTTAAATAATTTCTACAAAAAATATTATCAGCCCAATAATGCAACCCTAATTGTTGGTGGTAAATTTGATGAAAACAAAACTTTAGAATTAATTTCAAAATATTTTGCCATAATTCCAAAATCAAAACATATTATTGAACAAACCTATACTGTTGAGCCACCGCAAGATGGAGAGCGTTTTGTCGAATTAAAAAGAAATGGGGATATACAATATGTGGCAATGGGGTATCATATTCCTGGTTTTTCGGATAAGGAGTATGCTGCAAACAGTGCTTTGATTTCGATTCTGACCAACAATCCTTCTGGGGCTTTGTACAAAGCTTTGATCGATACAAAATTGGCAACTAATGTTTACGGGTATAGCATTACACTAAAAGATCCAGGGTTAAGTTATTTTGCTTGTGACATTCCAAAAGACAAAGACCTAAAAATAACTCAAGAGGCTTTTCTGCAAACAATGAATGCGGTGCCAAAAATGACTTTTACCGAAGATGATTTGAAAAGAGCCAAAAATGAATTGTTAAAACAATTTGAAAACACCTATAATAAAACAATCGATTTATCCATTGCATTAACAGAAAATATTGGAGCAGGCGACTGGCGATTGTTCTTTATGGATAGAGATAATATTGAAAAATTGACGCTTGCCGATATCCAAAATGTGGCTAAAAAATATTATTTGCAAAGCAATAGGACCTGGGGAAGGTTTATTCCAGAAAATAATACAGAGCGCGTAAAAGTAAGCGAAACACCTGATATTGCAACGTTGACAAATGGATATAAAGGAAAAGCGTTAGAGGCAAACAAGGCCACTTTTGAAAGTTCAGTGGCTAATATTTTAAAAACAACCGAAACGGGACAATTAGCTTCGGGCGGAAAATATTCACTGCTGGAGAAACCATCAAAAGGAGACAAAATCGAGGCCCGATTTTTACTGCGAATGGGAGACGAAAAATCATTAGAAGGCAAAAATTTAATTGCTAATTTAACTGCAAAAATGTTGAAATTAGGAACTAAAACTAGAAGTAAAAAAGACATTAACGATCAATTAGATCAATTCAAAACTAATATTAATTTCCAAGGAAATGTCGATGGATTGTATTTTGATGTAAGTACTGATAAAACTAATTTAAATAATGCTTTAGTGCTGCTAAACGACATTTTGAGAAATCCAATTTTCGACGCCTCCGAATTTGAAAAGATGAAATTAGAAATGAAAAGCGGATTGGAGGCAAATAAAAGCGAACCTGGGGCATTAGCAGGCGAAGCAGTCGATAAGAAAACAGCCTTATATCCAAAATCTCATCCTTACTATTCCCAAACTTCTGATGAAAAAATAGCGGAATTAAATAAAATCACTTTAGAAGATTTGAAAAAATATTATACAGATTTTTACAATGGCAGTAACAGTAAAATTGCATTTGTGGGAGGAATCGAAAAGAAAAGCATAAAAACGTTTATGGCAAAAACATTAGATAATTGGAACGCTAAAATAGGGTATACTAGAATTCCAACTCAATATTTTGAAGTTAAGGCGTACAATAACACTATTCAGGTAAACGATAAAACCAATGCTTTTGTATTAGGGAAAATCAATTTGAATATTGGTATGAATGAACCGGATTACCCAGCTGTTGATATGGCCAATGAAATGTTAGGTGGAGGTGCTTTTCTGTCTTCTAGAATACCAGAGCGTTTGCGAGAGGTGGAAGGAATGAGCTATGGTGCGGGTTCTTTTGCATCCGGTAATGGAATTGATAAAACGGGAGATTGGGGCGTTTATGCTTTCTTTAATCCGTTGTATAAGGAGAAATTGGACAATGCGTTGCGAGATGAAATTCAAAAAGCGCTAGATAAAGGTTTTACAAAAGAAGAATTTGACGCTTCTTTAAAATCGTGGCTACAACAACGTCAAACATCACTTGGTACCGATGAATTTTTAGCACAACAACTTAGAGAATATTTAGATCAGAATAAAACATTTAAAACCTATGCTGATTACGAAGACAGAGTAAAAGCTTTGGATGTGGCAAAGGTAAATGCAGCGATGAAAAAGTATTTTGACAAGCAAAAGTTTGTCCTGATTTATGCGGGGGATTTTACCAAAAAATAA
- a CDS encoding glycerophosphodiester phosphodiesterase, giving the protein MKRIGHRGAKGHEPENTIISFQKAINLNVDGIELDVHLSSDDQIMVIHDETIDRTTNGKGFVKNFTSSQLKELEIPTLTEVLDLVHRSCFVNIELKGIGTAKPVVDLISDYILKKNWEYIDFLVSSFDWKMLEEVQLLQPKIRIGVLTEASVEEALAFAKKIKAFSIHPNFRLLTKENVALMQENGFEVFTWTVNSTDDIQKIKSFKVSGIISDFPDRI; this is encoded by the coding sequence ATGAAGAGAATTGGACATCGCGGTGCCAAAGGACACGAACCAGAAAACACCATAATTTCTTTCCAAAAAGCGATTAATTTAAATGTTGATGGCATCGAACTCGACGTGCATTTGAGTTCAGATGATCAAATAATGGTGATTCACGACGAAACCATCGATAGAACAACCAACGGAAAAGGATTTGTCAAAAATTTTACTTCTTCACAATTAAAAGAATTAGAAATACCAACATTGACCGAAGTTTTAGACTTGGTTCATCGCAGCTGTTTTGTCAACATTGAACTTAAAGGAATTGGGACCGCAAAACCCGTGGTTGACTTAATCTCAGATTATATTTTAAAGAAAAATTGGGAATACATTGACTTTTTGGTTTCCAGTTTTGATTGGAAAATGCTGGAAGAAGTTCAGTTGTTGCAACCCAAAATTCGAATTGGAGTTTTAACCGAAGCATCTGTTGAAGAAGCTTTGGCTTTCGCCAAAAAAATAAAAGCATTTTCCATTCATCCCAATTTTAGATTGCTAACCAAAGAAAACGTAGCTTTGATGCAAGAAAATGGCTTTGAAGTTTTCACTTGGACAGTGAATTCAACTGATGACATTCAAAAAATAAAATCATTTAAGGTAAGCGGAATTATTTCGGATTTCCCAGATAGAATTTAA
- the pgmB gene encoding beta-phosphoglucomutase produces the protein MNTKAFIFDLDGVIVDTAKYHFLAWKKIANELGFEFTHENNELLKGVSRVRSLDIILELGKVEASQEDKNRWLVQKNEDYLSYLVDMDESEILPGVMPILNYLKERNQLIALGSASKNARPILEKTGTLSYFDAIVDGNDVSNAKPDPEVFLLAAKLLNIKPEDSIVFEDSVAGIQAANIGGMVSVGIGEASTLHEAKYIFKDFTQMDKTFIDTLIK, from the coding sequence ATGAATACAAAAGCATTTATATTCGACCTTGATGGCGTAATTGTGGATACCGCAAAATACCATTTTCTTGCTTGGAAAAAAATCGCCAATGAATTAGGTTTCGAATTTACACACGAAAACAACGAATTATTAAAAGGAGTCAGCCGCGTGCGCTCGCTTGATATTATTTTAGAATTAGGCAAGGTAGAAGCTTCGCAAGAGGACAAAAACCGATGGCTAGTTCAAAAAAACGAAGATTATTTATCCTATTTAGTCGATATGGACGAAAGCGAAATCTTGCCGGGAGTGATGCCTATTTTAAACTATTTGAAAGAACGCAACCAATTAATAGCACTAGGTTCTGCGAGTAAAAACGCCAGGCCGATTCTCGAAAAAACAGGAACTTTATCCTATTTCGACGCTATTGTCGACGGAAATGACGTTTCAAACGCCAAACCCGATCCGGAAGTTTTCTTGCTTGCCGCCAAATTACTAAATATAAAACCCGAAGATTCGATCGTTTTTGAAGATTCGGTTGCCGGAATTCAAGCGGCAAATATCGGAGGAATGGTAAGTGTAGGCATTGGCGAAGCTTCCACCTTGCACGAAGCAAAATACATTTTTAAAGATTTTACCCAAATGGATAAAACTTTTATTGATACACTGATTAAATAA
- a CDS encoding alpha-amylase family glycosyl hydrolase, whose amino-acid sequence MKKSILLLIAIVSLFFSSCSSTKTAQTTPKTPFVWESANVYFLLIDRFNNGDKSNDQTYNRNKPTAKLRGFEGGDIRGVIQKLDEGYFEKLGITAIWMTPVVEQIHDGVDEGTGFTYGFHGYWTRDWTTLDPSFGNKKDLAELVQKAHAKGIRILLDAVINHTGPVTAEDSVYPNDWVRTSPKCTYKSYDTYINCTLVENLPDVKTESNKAVALPPFLIEKWKKEGRYEQEIAELDAFFAKTAYPRAPKYYIMKWLSDYITDYGIDGYRVDTAKHTYEDVWADFKKVCDAAFADFKKNNPSKVLDNNPFFTVGEVYGYNIGAKKQFDFGDKKVNYFENGFSGLINFDFRNEAKMNYEPLFSKYNTILQNDLKGNTVMNYVSSHDDSYPYDKKREKTIESGTKLLLAPGISQVYYGDESARSLDIPGTTGDATLRSMMNWEDIKSNPETQKVLLHWQKLGNFRKNHPAIGAGIHQEISASPYVFSRTFTKDNFTDNVIVGLDLAKGPKEISVGTIFENGTKLTDAYSGKKVAVSNGKVSVDTEFDIVLLEK is encoded by the coding sequence ATGAAAAAATCAATTCTACTTTTAATAGCCATTGTATCGCTATTTTTCTCCAGTTGTTCCTCAACAAAAACAGCGCAGACAACCCCAAAAACTCCTTTTGTTTGGGAAAGTGCCAATGTGTATTTTCTTTTAATCGACCGATTTAACAACGGAGACAAAAGCAACGACCAAACTTATAACCGAAACAAACCAACTGCAAAATTACGAGGTTTTGAAGGCGGCGATATTCGAGGCGTAATTCAAAAATTGGATGAAGGCTACTTCGAAAAACTAGGGATAACTGCCATTTGGATGACACCGGTTGTAGAACAAATTCACGATGGCGTCGATGAAGGAACGGGTTTTACCTATGGTTTTCACGGGTATTGGACAAGAGATTGGACCACTTTGGACCCGAGTTTTGGAAACAAAAAAGATTTGGCTGAATTGGTTCAAAAAGCACACGCCAAAGGAATTCGCATTTTGTTGGATGCCGTAATTAATCATACTGGGCCTGTTACTGCTGAAGATTCCGTTTATCCGAATGATTGGGTTCGAACTTCACCAAAATGCACCTATAAATCCTACGACACCTATATTAATTGTACTCTAGTAGAAAATCTTCCCGACGTAAAAACTGAAAGCAATAAAGCCGTAGCTTTGCCCCCTTTCTTGATCGAAAAATGGAAAAAAGAAGGCCGTTACGAACAAGAAATTGCCGAATTGGATGCCTTTTTTGCCAAAACAGCTTATCCACGCGCACCCAAATATTACATTATGAAATGGCTGTCGGATTACATCACCGATTATGGAATTGATGGCTATCGGGTAGATACCGCCAAACACACCTATGAAGATGTTTGGGCCGATTTCAAGAAAGTTTGTGATGCCGCCTTTGCCGATTTCAAAAAAAATAATCCAAGTAAAGTATTGGACAACAATCCGTTTTTTACGGTTGGCGAAGTCTATGGCTACAACATTGGAGCCAAAAAACAATTCGATTTTGGGGATAAAAAAGTCAACTATTTTGAAAATGGTTTTTCTGGTTTAATCAATTTTGACTTTAGAAACGAAGCCAAAATGAATTACGAACCTTTGTTTTCTAAATACAACACCATTCTTCAAAATGACTTGAAAGGAAACACAGTGATGAACTATGTTTCCTCGCACGACGACAGTTATCCGTATGACAAGAAAAGAGAAAAAACAATCGAAAGCGGCACAAAATTATTGCTTGCCCCAGGAATTTCGCAAGTATATTATGGTGACGAAAGCGCTCGTTCGTTAGACATTCCGGGAACTACAGGCGATGCGACTTTGCGTTCGATGATGAATTGGGAGGACATAAAATCCAATCCCGAAACTCAAAAAGTGCTTTTGCATTGGCAAAAACTGGGCAATTTCAGGAAAAACCATCCAGCCATTGGAGCAGGAATTCACCAAGAAATTTCGGCAAGTCCTTATGTTTTTAGCCGAACTTTTACCAAAGACAATTTCACTGACAATGTTATTGTTGGTTTGGATTTGGCAAAAGGACCAAAAGAAATTTCAGTTGGCACCATTTTCGAAAACGGAACCAAATTAACCGATGCTTATTCCGGAAAAAAAGTGGCGGTTTCGAATGGAAAAGTTAGTGTCGACACCGAATTTGATATTGTTTTATTGGAAAAATAA